Proteins co-encoded in one Oncorhynchus tshawytscha isolate Ot180627B unplaced genomic scaffold, Otsh_v2.0 Un_scaffold_1349_pilon_pilon, whole genome shotgun sequence genomic window:
- the LOC112241653 gene encoding troponin I, fast skeletal muscle-like isoform X2, which translates to MSDKKMSSSRRQHLKSLMLQIAQGFIEAEAIQAEEDKNSYMDENVPSLSVPGSMQELQIEDLKIKLQDLKGKFRKPVLKKVRMSADAMLQALLGSKHKVSMDLRSNLKQVKKEVKEEVKDAADWRKNIEDKAGMDGRKKMFESDP; encoded by the exons ATGTCAGA TAAAAAGATGTCGTCGAGTCGCAGGCAACATCTGAAG AGCTTGATGCTCCAGATTGCCCAGGGGTTCATAGAGGCTGAGGCCAtccaggcagaggaggacaaaaACAGCTACATGGATGAgaatgtcccctccctctctgttccggGATCCATGCAGGAACTCCAG aTTGAGGATCTGAAGATAAAACTACAAGACCTGAAGGGCAAGTTCAGGAAGCCCGTCCTGAAGAAAGTCCGCATGTCTGCTGATGCTATGCTTCAGGCTCTGCTGGGCTCCAAACACAAGGTGTCCATGGATCTGAGGTCCAACCTGAAGCAAGTCAAGAAAGAGGTCAAGGAAGAG GTGAAAGATGCAGCTGACTGGCGTAAGAACATAGAGGACAAGGCTGGCATGGACGGTAGAAAGAAGATGTTTGAGTCCGACCCTTAA
- the LOC112241653 gene encoding troponin I, fast skeletal muscle-like isoform X1: MLTRRENQPPAKMSDKKMSSSRRQHLKSLMLQIAQGFIEAEAIQAEEDKNSYMDENVPSLSVPGSMQELQIEDLKIKLQDLKGKFRKPVLKKVRMSADAMLQALLGSKHKVSMDLRSNLKQVKKEVKEEVKDAADWRKNIEDKAGMDGRKKMFESDP; the protein is encoded by the exons ATGCTGACTA GAAGAGAGAATCAACCACCGGCCAAGATGTCAGA TAAAAAGATGTCGTCGAGTCGCAGGCAACATCTGAAG AGCTTGATGCTCCAGATTGCCCAGGGGTTCATAGAGGCTGAGGCCAtccaggcagaggaggacaaaaACAGCTACATGGATGAgaatgtcccctccctctctgttccggGATCCATGCAGGAACTCCAG aTTGAGGATCTGAAGATAAAACTACAAGACCTGAAGGGCAAGTTCAGGAAGCCCGTCCTGAAGAAAGTCCGCATGTCTGCTGATGCTATGCTTCAGGCTCTGCTGGGCTCCAAACACAAGGTGTCCATGGATCTGAGGTCCAACCTGAAGCAAGTCAAGAAAGAGGTCAAGGAAGAG GTGAAAGATGCAGCTGACTGGCGTAAGAACATAGAGGACAAGGCTGGCATGGACGGTAGAAAGAAGATGTTTGAGTCCGACCCTTAA
- the LOC112241653 gene encoding troponin I, fast skeletal muscle-like isoform X3: MSSSRRQHLKSLMLQIAQGFIEAEAIQAEEDKNSYMDENVPSLSVPGSMQELQIEDLKIKLQDLKGKFRKPVLKKVRMSADAMLQALLGSKHKVSMDLRSNLKQVKKEVKEEVKDAADWRKNIEDKAGMDGRKKMFESDP, encoded by the exons ATGTCGTCGAGTCGCAGGCAACATCTGAAG AGCTTGATGCTCCAGATTGCCCAGGGGTTCATAGAGGCTGAGGCCAtccaggcagaggaggacaaaaACAGCTACATGGATGAgaatgtcccctccctctctgttccggGATCCATGCAGGAACTCCAG aTTGAGGATCTGAAGATAAAACTACAAGACCTGAAGGGCAAGTTCAGGAAGCCCGTCCTGAAGAAAGTCCGCATGTCTGCTGATGCTATGCTTCAGGCTCTGCTGGGCTCCAAACACAAGGTGTCCATGGATCTGAGGTCCAACCTGAAGCAAGTCAAGAAAGAGGTCAAGGAAGAG GTGAAAGATGCAGCTGACTGGCGTAAGAACATAGAGGACAAGGCTGGCATGGACGGTAGAAAGAAGATGTTTGAGTCCGACCCTTAA
- the LOC121845951 gene encoding troponin I, fast skeletal muscle-like, with product MSDKKMTTSRRNYLKSLMLQIAAGLIEAEAVEAEAEKARYMKENCPAPEFLVSMAELTDLCKKLHQKIERVDEERYDMSTKVTKSEKEVEDLKMKVVELNGKFRKPVLKKVRMSADAMLQALLGSKHKVSMDLRSNLKQVKKEVKEEDKDAVGDWRKNIEDKSDRKKMFETHKE from the exons TAAAAAGATGACAACGAGCCGTAGGAACTACCTGAAG AGCTTGATGCTCCAGATCGCTGCCGGCTTGATCGAGGCTGAGGCGGTCGAGGCTGAGGCAGAGAAGGCCAGGTACATGAAGGAGAACTGCCCTGCCCCAGAATTCTTGGTATCCATGGCAGAGCTCACG GACTTGTGCAAGAAGCTCCATCAGAAGATCGAGAGGGTTGATGAGGAGAGATACGACATGTCAACCAAGGTGACCAAGTccgagaaggag GTTGAGGACTTGAAGATGAAGGTAGTTGAACTGAATGGAAAGTTCAGGAAGCCCGTCCTGAAGAAAGTCCGCATGTCTGCTGATGCTATGCTTCAGGCTCTGCTGGGCTCCAAACACAAGGTGTCCATGGATCTGAGGTCCAACCTGAAGCAAGTCAAGAAGGAGGTCAAGGAAGAG gACAAAGATGCTGTGGGTGACTGGCGTAAGAACATCGAAGACAAATCAGACAGAAAGAAGATGTTTGAGACTCATAAGGAGTAG